The following proteins come from a genomic window of Myxococcales bacterium:
- a CDS encoding GTPase domain-containing protein yields MSFINYSSREINCKIVYYGPGLCGKTTNLQYIYAKTNPEVKGKMISLATETERTLFFDFLPLALGQIRGFKTRFHLYTVPGQVFYDASRKLILKGVDGVVFVADSQIERMEANVESLDNLRINLKEQGYELDKVPYIIQFNKRDLPNAAPLDELNRLLNAQGAPSIEACATVGTGVFETLKAVAKDVLTDLKRLGSA; encoded by the coding sequence ATGTCGTTCATCAACTACTCGTCGCGCGAAATCAACTGCAAGATCGTCTACTACGGTCCCGGACTGTGTGGAAAGACGACGAATCTTCAGTACATCTACGCGAAGACCAATCCCGAAGTGAAGGGCAAGATGATCTCGCTCGCGACGGAAACCGAGCGGACACTGTTCTTCGACTTCCTGCCTCTGGCACTCGGACAAATTCGCGGCTTCAAGACACGCTTCCATCTCTACACGGTGCCGGGACAGGTGTTCTACGACGCCAGTCGCAAGCTGATCTTGAAGGGTGTGGACGGCGTCGTCTTCGTCGCCGACAGCCAGATCGAGCGCATGGAAGCCAACGTCGAAAGCCTCGACAATTTGCGCATCAATCTGAAAGAACAGGGCTACGAACTCGACAAGGTCCCGTACATCATCCAGTTCAACAAACGAGATCTGCCGAACGCCGCTCCGCTAGACGAGCTGAACCGCCTGCTCAATGCCCAGGGAGCGCCGAGCATCGAAGCTTGCGCCACCGTCGGGACGGGTGTGTTCGAGACCCTCAAGGCCGTCGCCAAGGATGTCTTGACCGATCTCAAAAGACTCGGCTCAGCCTGA
- the rsmB gene encoding 16S rRNA (cytosine(967)-C(5))-methyltransferase RsmB: MADSTGKVGGPNQRRTRKGRGRPAPKPVDEAEKNSAPTLTRLLATRVLERVERSQAYADIALHHALSRSPLSGVDRALTTELVYGTLRWRGRLDYFLSQMLNQELATLDPLLATILRLGAYQLLFSDRIPASAAVDQAVRCTRAVGNTRATGLVNAVLRRLSREWQTIVPPRLEEDPIAHLVHALSMPEWMAKRLLDIYGAEGAAAFARACNQPPQITVRANRTRIDRDTLLKTLQETAPKARAGQYAPDAIQLGHIGDLGRDPAFRQGLYSVQDEASQLVIEMLDPQPGEFILDTCAAPGSKTTGIGERMEGRGSVLGLDRNAQRLKLLEQTIRRLELSGIHTLKRDATLPLTDLKIPGREDNQDLPRFDRILVDAPCSGLGSLRRNPDARWRVREADPGRLAEVQQALLIRAAAVLRRGGTLVYSTCTILPEENEDQVSRFLEQNPNFRQLPASELPVGLASVVDEKGSLRLTPHEHGTDGFFAARLERIE, encoded by the coding sequence ATGGCTGACTCAACGGGGAAGGTGGGGGGCCCCAACCAACGACGCACGCGCAAAGGACGCGGACGCCCCGCACCGAAACCGGTGGACGAAGCGGAGAAGAACTCCGCCCCGACGCTGACCCGGTTGCTCGCCACCCGGGTGCTCGAACGCGTGGAGCGCAGTCAGGCTTACGCCGATATCGCCCTGCACCACGCCCTGTCTCGCAGTCCCCTGTCTGGCGTCGACCGTGCCCTCACCACCGAACTCGTCTACGGAACCCTGCGCTGGCGCGGTCGCCTCGACTACTTCCTGTCCCAGATGCTCAACCAGGAACTCGCGACCCTCGATCCACTGCTTGCGACAATCTTGCGACTGGGCGCGTATCAGCTGCTCTTCAGCGATCGCATCCCAGCCAGCGCGGCGGTCGATCAAGCGGTTCGCTGCACCCGAGCCGTCGGCAATACCCGGGCCACGGGTCTGGTGAACGCGGTACTGCGCCGGCTGTCGAGAGAGTGGCAGACCATTGTTCCGCCGCGACTCGAGGAAGACCCGATTGCCCATCTCGTCCACGCACTTTCGATGCCCGAATGGATGGCCAAGCGCTTGCTCGACATTTACGGAGCCGAAGGAGCGGCCGCGTTCGCCAGGGCCTGCAATCAACCGCCGCAAATTACGGTGCGGGCCAATCGAACGCGAATCGATCGAGACACGCTGCTGAAAACCTTGCAGGAAACCGCGCCCAAGGCTCGCGCTGGCCAATACGCCCCGGATGCAATTCAGCTCGGTCACATTGGCGATCTCGGTCGCGACCCCGCATTTCGCCAGGGGCTCTACAGCGTGCAGGACGAAGCATCTCAGCTCGTGATCGAAATGCTCGATCCGCAGCCCGGAGAGTTCATCCTCGACACTTGCGCCGCGCCCGGAAGCAAGACCACTGGAATCGGCGAACGCATGGAGGGTCGGGGCAGCGTGCTCGGACTCGACCGGAATGCGCAACGCCTCAAGTTGCTGGAGCAAACGATCCGGCGACTCGAGCTGTCGGGGATCCACACCTTGAAGCGAGACGCGACGCTGCCGCTGACCGACCTCAAGATTCCCGGCAGAGAAGACAACCAGGACTTGCCCCGGTTCGACCGCATTCTGGTAGACGCGCCCTGCTCTGGTCTCGGTTCGCTGCGCCGCAACCCCGATGCGCGCTGGCGGGTGCGCGAAGCAGACCCCGGGCGCCTCGCCGAAGTGCAGCAGGCTCTCTTGATTCGAGCGGCGGCCGTGTTGAGGCGCGGGGGCACGCTCGTTTACAGCACCTGCACCATTCTTCCCGAAGAGAATGAAGATCAGGTGAGCCGCTTCCTCGAACAGAATCCAAATTTCCGCCAGCTGCCGGCCTCCGAATTGCCAGTGGGCCTGGCCAGCGTCGTCGATGAGAAGGGATCCCTTCGCCTGACACCCCATGAACACGGCACCGACGGTTTCTTTGCCGCTCGACTGGAACGAATCGAATAG
- the grxD gene encoding Grx4 family monothiol glutaredoxin, protein MVDENQVHEDPIQNEIANLVKSNPVVLFMKGTPAMPQCGFSAKVVGILGDVLDEYETVDVLARPEIRSGIKEYTQWPTVPQLYINGEFVGGCDIILEMAGTGELYESLGIELPEVAEPKIEITDRARDVLADAPCGDDQGIRLAINKQFQYELNVGPINAQDFCVESNGITLVIDRMSASRADGITVDFETSGAQSGFRINNPNEPS, encoded by the coding sequence ATGGTTGACGAAAATCAGGTTCACGAAGACCCGATTCAAAACGAAATCGCGAACCTCGTAAAGAGCAACCCAGTCGTGCTCTTCATGAAGGGCACACCGGCGATGCCCCAGTGCGGTTTCTCCGCCAAAGTTGTCGGCATCCTCGGCGACGTGTTGGACGAGTACGAGACGGTGGATGTGCTCGCGCGTCCGGAGATCCGCAGCGGGATCAAGGAATACACCCAGTGGCCGACCGTGCCCCAGCTCTACATCAACGGAGAGTTCGTGGGGGGGTGCGACATCATTCTCGAAATGGCTGGCACTGGAGAACTCTACGAGAGCCTCGGAATCGAGCTTCCCGAGGTGGCCGAACCAAAGATTGAAATTACCGACCGCGCGCGAGACGTTTTGGCTGACGCGCCCTGTGGAGATGATCAGGGTATTCGTCTGGCGATCAACAAGCAGTTTCAGTACGAGCTGAACGTCGGGCCGATCAACGCCCAGGATTTTTGCGTCGAGTCCAACGGCATCACCCTGGTGATCGACCGCATGAGTGCATCGCGCGCGGACGGGATTACCGTGGATTTCGAGACCAGCGGCGCACAGAGTGGTTTCCGGATCAACAATCCGAACGAGCCCAGCTAG
- the def gene encoding peptide deformylase — protein MALLEVLQFPDPRLKLKSERIEEVTDGLRQLAEDMCEVMYDEPGIGLAAPQVGHNVRLIVVDTEWGEEGEERNPTVMVNPKISEPEGKLVWEEGCLSVPDFVADVTRAERILVSGTTLDGEPIEIRAEGLRSVCFQHEVDHLDGILFIDRLSRLKRGLYVKRRKKQIALEEDDDEPIDTRASRL, from the coding sequence ATGGCACTACTCGAGGTTCTCCAATTTCCCGATCCCCGGCTCAAGCTCAAGTCGGAACGCATTGAAGAAGTCACCGACGGGCTGCGTCAGCTCGCGGAAGACATGTGTGAAGTGATGTACGACGAGCCGGGCATCGGTTTGGCCGCACCTCAGGTCGGCCACAACGTGAGGCTGATCGTCGTCGATACCGAATGGGGCGAAGAGGGTGAAGAGCGTAACCCGACCGTGATGGTCAACCCCAAGATCAGCGAGCCGGAGGGCAAGCTCGTCTGGGAAGAAGGGTGTCTCTCGGTGCCGGACTTTGTTGCAGACGTCACCCGGGCCGAACGCATCCTGGTCAGCGGTACCACGCTAGATGGCGAACCCATTGAAATCCGCGCTGAGGGGTTGCGGAGTGTCTGTTTTCAACACGAGGTCGATCATCTCGACGGCATCCTCTTCATCGATCGCCTGAGTCGACTCAAGCGCGGACTGTACGTCAAGCGCCGCAAGAAGCAGATCGCGTTGGAAGAAGACGACGATGAACCCATCGACACCCGGGCAAGTCGACTCTAG
- a CDS encoding methionyl-tRNA formyltransferase, translating to MRIIFFGTPEIALPSFERLIAGPFDVVGAVSQPDRRRGRGRSLSPSPVSELALEAGIPLLRPEKVAETRDALAALTPDVGVVIAFGQFIPEQIRELPKQGFLINAHASLLPKYRGAAPINHAILAGEKTTGISVMRVDREMDAGPVALRREVEIGENETAGELTDRMAQLAAEALEAALEQIDTGSLHWTEQDHDRASFAGKLTREMAEINWSDSAEAITRRVRAFAPKPGAFTHLDGEILRILAGQSVPGDIAATPGTVDIEAGTHLRVATGQGWFLPTRIQRAGGKEMPVDAFLRGRNIATGARFGAEPKLDAVDG from the coding sequence ATGCGAATCATATTTTTCGGAACGCCCGAAATCGCGTTGCCAAGTTTCGAGCGATTGATCGCCGGGCCCTTCGACGTCGTCGGCGCGGTGAGCCAGCCCGACCGACGCCGGGGTCGCGGGCGAAGCTTGTCGCCGTCACCCGTATCAGAGCTTGCACTCGAAGCCGGCATTCCGCTGTTGCGGCCCGAAAAGGTCGCTGAGACTCGCGATGCATTGGCCGCCCTCACACCCGACGTCGGCGTCGTGATTGCGTTTGGTCAATTCATCCCCGAACAAATCCGCGAGCTTCCGAAACAGGGCTTTCTGATCAACGCCCACGCGAGTCTGCTGCCGAAGTATCGGGGCGCCGCGCCCATCAACCACGCGATCCTCGCTGGGGAGAAGACCACCGGGATCAGTGTGATGCGCGTGGACCGAGAGATGGACGCCGGCCCGGTCGCCCTCCGCCGAGAGGTCGAAATTGGCGAGAACGAAACCGCAGGAGAGCTGACCGACCGCATGGCGCAGCTCGCCGCCGAGGCACTCGAAGCAGCGCTCGAGCAGATCGACACCGGATCCCTCCACTGGACCGAACAAGACCACGATCGGGCGAGTTTTGCGGGAAAGCTCACGCGCGAAATGGCCGAGATCAATTGGTCGGACTCGGCGGAAGCGATCACCCGTCGGGTTCGTGCGTTTGCACCAAAGCCCGGCGCCTTTACCCATCTCGATGGAGAAATCCTGCGCATACTCGCGGGACAGAGCGTGCCCGGAGACATCGCGGCGACCCCTGGGACCGTAGACATTGAAGCTGGCACGCACCTGCGAGTGGCCACTGGACAGGGTTGGTTCTTGCCGACCCGGATTCAGCGCGCCGGTGGCAAGGAGATGCCCGTCGATGCCTTCTTGCGCGGCCGAAACATCGCCACCGGTGCGCGCTTCGGCGCAGAGCCCAAGTTGGATGCTGTCGATGGCTGA
- a CDS encoding alpha/beta fold hydrolase, with product MPIAEIKNRKIEYEIHGPDAEVQAKPLLLINGMGGSSHGWLPLQVPEYSKSRRTVLINHRGVMGSEDPGGSFTTADLADDIALLLDALKIETADVLGSFMGGMAAQELALRHPDRVNHLALLGTYARPDAKRRLILEDWANLARAKISQEILMRTRLAWTLEDRTLEQTDLIEGMLKFFEAEGSPVSHDLFVRQCEACLNHDTFDRLREIQHPTLVICGRRDRLTPPTLHRELADHIPNARLVVLQYGAHLVMMESAERFNQVILQFLDLREH from the coding sequence ATGCCAATCGCCGAAATCAAGAATCGCAAGATCGAATACGAGATCCACGGACCCGACGCCGAGGTGCAAGCCAAACCGCTGTTGCTGATCAACGGGATGGGGGGCTCGAGTCACGGTTGGCTGCCGTTGCAGGTCCCCGAATATTCAAAGTCACGTCGCACTGTGCTGATCAACCATCGGGGTGTGATGGGAAGTGAGGATCCCGGTGGGTCCTTCACCACCGCAGATCTCGCGGACGATATCGCGCTGCTACTCGATGCATTGAAAATCGAGACTGCCGACGTGCTCGGCAGTTTCATGGGGGGCATGGCGGCTCAGGAACTGGCCCTGCGTCATCCCGACCGAGTGAATCATCTGGCACTACTCGGCACTTATGCGCGTCCAGATGCCAAGCGCCGACTGATACTCGAAGACTGGGCGAATCTCGCCCGCGCCAAGATCAGCCAGGAGATCTTGATGCGCACCCGGCTGGCCTGGACCCTCGAAGACCGAACCCTCGAACAGACCGATTTGATCGAAGGCATGCTGAAGTTCTTTGAAGCGGAGGGTTCCCCGGTTTCACACGATTTGTTCGTGCGCCAGTGCGAAGCGTGCCTCAACCACGACACCTTCGACCGCCTGAGAGAGATCCAACACCCGACCCTGGTCATCTGCGGCCGACGAGACCGACTGACACCGCCGACGCTTCACCGGGAACTCGCCGACCACATTCCCAACGCACGGCTAGTGGTCCTGCAGTACGGCGCGCATCTCGTGATGATGGAATCGGCGGAACGCTTCAACCAGGTGATATTGCAGTTCCTCGACCTGCGAGAGCACTGA
- a CDS encoding RidA family protein codes for MPNSTRAGTEVRTPKAPEPVGPYSQAIASDGLLLLSGQIPLDPVTGALVEGEIEAQTRQVLDNLAAVLEAGGSSMDRVLKTTVYLVDLSFFPRVNAVYAEYFSADPAPARATVQVAALPLGAQVEIDAIARCD; via the coding sequence ATGCCCAACTCCACGCGCGCTGGAACCGAAGTTCGGACTCCGAAGGCCCCGGAACCCGTAGGTCCCTACTCCCAAGCCATCGCGTCCGACGGCTTGCTCCTGCTTTCTGGTCAAATCCCCCTCGACCCGGTAACGGGAGCCCTCGTCGAGGGTGAAATTGAAGCGCAGACTCGACAGGTACTGGACAATCTCGCGGCTGTGCTCGAAGCGGGCGGCTCGTCCATGGACCGCGTGCTGAAGACGACGGTCTACCTGGTCGACTTGTCCTTCTTTCCAAGGGTGAACGCGGTCTATGCCGAGTATTTTTCTGCGGACCCCGCTCCGGCCCGAGCCACCGTGCAGGTTGCCGCCCTGCCCCTCGGCGCCCAGGTCGAGATCGACGCCATCGCCCGCTGCGACTAG
- the priA gene encoding primosomal protein N' yields MTESLFAAPSRGLVRVALPVPIDSLFDYRVPETMAASALPGHRVQVSFGGRPLVGLICERLPESAREAPERVGELASLDKVIDSAPVVSGKMMRMLRDAAAEILCPIGIALAAALPRGSAPRIERLFALSPRGEQALRTGAVEGFARKVLSLLVNGPATPSSLARKVPQAQAMLHTLERDGLLMRIQQERGPSAKARTERTASITPGIDLNSVCSGELARAPKQAELLRRIARDARVPVAKLRADRPQNANLLRALEKRGFVTLGAQAAPRNVLGPPVERDRPLDLTPEQDAALAKIAGAVREGKNDTFLLHGVTGSGKTEVYLRAVHEVLERGRQALLLVPEITLTHQLVARLRARFGDNLAVLHSGLNQGERLEQWQRLRAGDTPIAVGARSALFAPLDNLGLIVIDEEHDSAYKNDEGFRYRAHDLARRLAKSAGCPLVLGSATPGLETRYAAQTGEIERLELAERIGRLGLPSVEIVDLVREREVATVGKRSCLTAPLRRAISETLADNGQIILFLNRRGFSTQIYCFECGFAERCPHCEVALVFHAAQERLRCHYCDYGKPPSEKCGGCGQPGSALLGIGTERLEEETRTLYPNARIARLDRDTTQRRGATAEILAGLGSGEIDILIGTQMVAKGHDFPGVRLVGVIAADMGLHMPDFRAAERTFQLLTQVSGRAGRAKLAGRVILQTFVPDHYAIAPVTNHDYESFYATELEFRRALSYPPFGRVTQVIISGRDEAKTLQAAQKLASGVGATPAKNWNPDPKAQISIVNRAPSYEVLGPAPAPLSRLRDRYRFQILIKGSDIERVQAASTRLATALTRLPRDLRATLDVAPVSML; encoded by the coding sequence ATGACCGAATCGCTCTTTGCCGCGCCCAGCCGGGGCCTCGTTCGCGTGGCGCTCCCCGTTCCCATCGACTCCCTCTTCGACTATCGCGTGCCCGAAACCATGGCCGCAAGCGCTTTGCCCGGACATCGGGTCCAGGTCTCTTTTGGCGGCCGCCCACTGGTCGGCCTGATTTGCGAGCGCTTACCCGAGAGTGCCCGCGAAGCCCCCGAACGTGTGGGCGAACTCGCAAGTCTCGACAAGGTGATCGACTCGGCTCCCGTAGTGTCCGGGAAAATGATGCGCATGCTACGCGATGCCGCCGCCGAGATCCTCTGTCCGATCGGAATTGCTTTGGCTGCGGCCCTGCCCAGAGGATCCGCGCCCCGCATCGAGCGCCTGTTCGCGCTGAGTCCCCGAGGCGAGCAGGCGCTGCGCACGGGCGCCGTCGAGGGCTTCGCCCGCAAGGTGCTTTCGCTGCTCGTCAATGGGCCGGCAACGCCCTCGAGCCTGGCGCGCAAAGTTCCCCAGGCGCAGGCCATGCTCCACACCCTCGAACGCGATGGACTCTTGATGCGTATCCAGCAAGAGCGCGGACCCAGCGCCAAAGCGCGCACCGAGCGCACGGCATCCATCACCCCGGGAATCGATCTCAATTCGGTTTGCAGTGGCGAGTTGGCCCGGGCACCCAAACAGGCAGAACTCCTGCGGCGAATCGCGCGAGACGCTAGGGTGCCCGTTGCCAAGTTGCGGGCAGATCGACCCCAGAACGCAAACCTGTTGCGCGCCCTGGAAAAGCGCGGGTTCGTCACCCTCGGCGCACAGGCAGCTCCACGAAACGTGCTCGGCCCGCCGGTCGAGCGAGATCGACCCCTCGACCTCACCCCCGAACAGGACGCAGCCCTGGCAAAGATCGCAGGCGCGGTGCGCGAGGGGAAGAACGACACGTTCCTGCTGCACGGCGTGACCGGGAGCGGCAAGACCGAAGTTTATCTGCGTGCGGTTCACGAAGTGTTGGAACGGGGGAGACAGGCGCTGTTGTTGGTGCCCGAAATCACCCTGACGCATCAGCTCGTGGCGCGTTTGCGCGCGCGCTTCGGGGACAATCTGGCCGTACTCCACAGTGGACTCAACCAGGGCGAACGACTCGAGCAGTGGCAACGACTCCGGGCCGGGGACACCCCGATCGCAGTGGGTGCCCGCAGCGCGCTATTTGCGCCCCTCGACAATCTGGGTCTGATCGTGATCGACGAAGAACACGATTCCGCCTACAAGAACGACGAAGGCTTTCGCTACCGGGCGCACGATCTCGCGCGGCGTCTGGCAAAGTCTGCGGGCTGCCCGCTCGTCCTCGGCTCCGCCACCCCCGGTCTCGAAACCCGATACGCAGCACAAACTGGAGAAATCGAACGCCTCGAGTTGGCGGAGCGGATCGGCCGTCTCGGGCTTCCCAGTGTCGAGATTGTCGATCTAGTGCGCGAACGAGAAGTCGCCACGGTGGGAAAGCGCTCCTGCCTGACTGCACCCTTGCGGCGGGCAATCAGCGAAACCCTCGCGGACAACGGGCAGATCATTCTGTTCCTCAATCGACGAGGGTTTTCGACGCAGATCTACTGTTTCGAGTGTGGCTTCGCCGAGCGCTGCCCCCACTGCGAGGTGGCGCTGGTGTTTCACGCGGCACAAGAACGGCTGCGCTGTCACTACTGCGACTACGGAAAGCCCCCGTCCGAAAAATGCGGAGGCTGCGGCCAGCCGGGTAGCGCGCTGCTCGGGATCGGCACCGAACGCCTCGAAGAAGAGACCCGCACGCTGTACCCGAACGCGCGCATCGCGCGACTCGACCGCGATACGACCCAGCGCCGGGGAGCCACCGCCGAGATCCTGGCGGGCCTCGGCAGTGGTGAGATCGACATCTTGATCGGAACCCAGATGGTCGCCAAGGGTCACGACTTCCCCGGTGTACGCCTGGTCGGCGTGATCGCAGCGGACATGGGATTGCACATGCCCGACTTTCGAGCCGCCGAGCGAACCTTTCAACTCCTCACCCAGGTTTCCGGTCGCGCCGGTCGAGCCAAGCTGGCGGGTCGCGTCATCCTGCAGACCTTCGTTCCCGATCACTATGCGATCGCTCCGGTCACCAACCACGACTACGAATCGTTCTACGCAACCGAACTCGAGTTCCGTCGCGCCCTCAGCTACCCCCCGTTCGGTCGCGTGACCCAGGTCATCATTTCCGGTCGGGACGAAGCCAAGACCTTGCAGGCCGCCCAGAAGCTTGCTTCCGGGGTGGGTGCGACCCCCGCGAAAAACTGGAACCCGGACCCGAAAGCGCAGATCAGTATTGTGAACCGCGCACCGAGCTACGAAGTTCTGGGACCCGCACCCGCACCGTTATCTCGCCTGCGCGACCGCTACCGCTTTCAGATCCTGATCAAGGGAAGCGACATCGAACGCGTCCAGGCAGCCTCTACGCGTCTGGCGACCGCGCTGACCCGGTTGCCCCGGGACCTGCGCGCTACGCTGGACGTGGCTCCCGTGAGCATGCTATAA
- the greA gene encoding transcription elongation factor GreA, translating into MDEKVPMTPKGFALLKEELNQLKTVERPANIRDIELALEHGDLSENAEYHAAKEKQGHLAGRIDYVEDKVARAQVIDTSSGELDRVRFGMTVLLSDSESGEETSYTIVGEDESDASKGLLSITSPVARALMGKEINDEITVRVPKGTRVFEVLEIRIDS; encoded by the coding sequence ATGGACGAAAAAGTCCCGATGACACCGAAGGGGTTCGCACTCCTCAAAGAAGAGCTCAATCAACTCAAGACGGTCGAGCGTCCGGCAAACATTCGCGACATCGAGCTGGCCCTCGAACACGGCGACCTGTCCGAAAACGCTGAGTATCACGCCGCCAAAGAAAAGCAGGGGCACCTCGCGGGTCGCATCGACTACGTGGAAGACAAGGTGGCCCGGGCGCAGGTGATCGATACGAGTTCGGGAGAACTCGACCGAGTGCGGTTTGGCATGACTGTCTTGCTCTCGGATTCGGAGAGCGGGGAAGAAACCAGTTACACGATCGTTGGCGAGGACGAATCCGACGCGTCGAAGGGGCTTCTTTCGATCACTTCACCAGTGGCCCGAGCGCTCATGGGCAAGGAAATCAACGACGAAATCACGGTGCGGGTCCCAAAGGGAACTCGGGTGTTCGAGGTACTTGAAATCCGGATCGACTCTTGA
- a CDS encoding CPBP family intramembrane metalloprotease → MESEKEAEDPLAGPPGPNFVRTGLLFYGVMGVVAVLWRVGLHGEPIFFASPSAGASGVHWVRDLGIGVALGIGIVLLSSLLTRFTVWGENLARSMARALGPISTPDCLLLAFASGFAEEMFFRGALQPRVGFVMASLLFGIVHFVPRREFLPWTGFAVIVGFALGALYSATGNLLAPVVAHTVINGINLPLLVNRYRSEDVESEVERELD, encoded by the coding sequence GTGGAGTCTGAGAAGGAAGCGGAGGACCCCCTGGCGGGTCCCCCCGGCCCAAACTTCGTTCGCACCGGATTGCTGTTCTACGGCGTCATGGGAGTCGTCGCCGTGCTCTGGCGAGTTGGCCTGCACGGGGAGCCGATCTTCTTCGCTTCGCCCTCCGCAGGGGCCAGCGGGGTGCACTGGGTCCGGGATCTGGGCATTGGGGTCGCGCTGGGAATCGGCATTGTCCTGCTGTCGAGTCTGCTGACTCGCTTCACTGTGTGGGGCGAAAATCTCGCGCGCTCCATGGCCCGGGCGCTGGGGCCGATCTCGACCCCCGATTGCCTGCTGCTGGCGTTTGCGAGCGGATTCGCGGAAGAGATGTTCTTTCGCGGTGCGCTCCAGCCCAGGGTGGGGTTTGTCATGGCGAGTCTGTTGTTTGGCATCGTCCACTTCGTTCCGCGGCGAGAATTCTTGCCGTGGACGGGATTCGCAGTGATTGTTGGATTTGCCTTGGGCGCGCTCTATAGCGCGACGGGCAATCTGCTCGCTCCGGTTGTCGCCCACACCGTGATCAACGGCATCAACTTGCCGCTGCTCGTCAATCGCTACAGAAGCGAGGACGTCGAGTCGGAAGTCGAGCGCGAACTCGATTAG
- a CDS encoding nitronate monooxygenase has translation MGRKNPLHTKLCDQLGIEYPIVAFTHCKDVAAAVINAGAFAVLGQTQSTPDEIDANIRWMREKIGDKPFGVDLVFPASVPASDNIDQLRADIPKEQFDFVEDMKKRHNIPKWRNTPVDWNLGWLNKETPQKQLEVVLENRVPVLASGLGNPDFVLKRAHEQGVLVWGLVGKPRQAKAEIDAGVDAVIAQGYDAAGHTGKIGTFSIVPQVVEIARESGTPVIAGGGVTTGRHLAGALALGADGVWTGTVWLASRESDVNMTIKEKLLAAKATDTEHSNCVSGFTMRTLRSEWHKEWASPQAPKPAPAPYQILLFADIKASAMDHNLENFMTEAAGQGVDFITTMLPSRQIVMDMAEEAYEIFDDLCGDDDEDDD, from the coding sequence GTGGGACGCAAGAATCCTCTACACACCAAGTTATGCGATCAACTCGGCATCGAGTATCCGATCGTGGCCTTCACCCACTGCAAGGACGTCGCTGCGGCCGTCATCAATGCGGGAGCGTTTGCCGTGCTGGGTCAGACTCAATCCACGCCGGACGAAATCGATGCGAACATCCGCTGGATGCGCGAGAAGATCGGCGACAAACCCTTTGGCGTCGATCTCGTTTTTCCGGCATCGGTTCCGGCATCGGACAACATCGATCAGCTGCGCGCGGATATTCCAAAAGAACAGTTCGACTTCGTCGAAGACATGAAGAAGCGCCACAACATTCCCAAGTGGCGCAACACCCCGGTGGATTGGAACCTGGGCTGGCTCAACAAAGAGACTCCGCAGAAGCAGCTCGAAGTCGTACTCGAAAACCGCGTGCCGGTGTTGGCATCGGGGCTCGGCAATCCGGACTTCGTGCTCAAGCGGGCCCATGAACAAGGCGTGCTGGTCTGGGGCCTGGTGGGCAAGCCACGTCAGGCCAAGGCCGAGATCGACGCAGGGGTCGACGCCGTCATCGCCCAGGGCTACGACGCCGCCGGACACACGGGCAAGATCGGGACCTTTTCCATCGTGCCGCAGGTGGTGGAGATTGCGCGAGAAAGTGGCACTCCGGTGATCGCAGGCGGTGGCGTCACCACCGGTCGTCATCTCGCGGGAGCGCTCGCACTCGGCGCCGACGGGGTCTGGACCGGAACCGTCTGGCTCGCGAGCCGGGAGTCGGACGTCAACATGACGATCAAAGAGAAGCTGCTCGCGGCCAAGGCCACCGACACCGAGCACAGCAACTGCGTTTCCGGCTTTACCATGCGCACGCTGCGCAGCGAATGGCACAAAGAATGGGCCAGTCCACAAGCGCCAAAGCCGGCCCCCGCGCCCTACCAGATCCTGTTGTTCGCAGACATCAAAGCCTCCGCGATGGATCACAACCTCGAGAACTTCATGACCGAGGCGGCGGGCCAGGGTGTCGATTTCATCACCACCATGCTGCCCTCCCGACAGATCGTGATGGACATGGCCGAGGAAGCCTACGAAATTTTCGACGATCTCTGCGGCGACGACGATGAGGACGACGACTGA